A region from the Onychomys torridus chromosome 22, mOncTor1.1, whole genome shotgun sequence genome encodes:
- the Mn1 gene encoding transcriptional activator MN1 translates to MFGLDQFEPQINSRHAGQGEGNFNEAGLNMNAHFKAPAFHAGPPPGPVDPAISALGEPPILGLNMEPYGFHARGHSELHAGGLQAQPVHGFFGGQQPHHSHPGGHHPHQHHPHFGGNFGGPDPGASCLHGGRLLGYGGAAGGLGSQPPFAESYEHMAESQGPEGFGPQRPGNLPDFHSSGTSGHAVPAPCLPLDQSPNRAASFHGLPASSGSESHSLEPRRVTNQGAVDSLEYNYPGEPPSGHFDMFSPSDSEGQLPHYAAGRQVPGGAFPGASAMPRAAGMVGLSKMHGQPPQPPPQQQQPQHGVFFERFGGARKMPVGLEPTVGSRHPLMQPPQQAPPPPQQQPPQQQPPPAGLLVRQNSCPPALPRPQQGEAGTPSGGLQDGGPMLPSQHAQFEYPIHRLENRSMHPYSEPVFSMQHPPPQQAPNQRLQHFDAPPYMNVAKRPRFDFPGSAGVDRCASWNGSMHNGALDNQVSPSAYPGLPGEFTPPVPDSFPSGPPLQHPGPDHQSLQQQQQQQHQQQQQQQQQQQQQQRQNAALIIKQMASRNQQQRLRQPNLAQLGHPGDVGQGGLVHGGSVSGLAQTNFEREGSSAGAGRLGGFEQQAPHLAQESAWFPGPHPPGDLLPRRMGGAGLPADCGPHDPGLAPPPAPGGSGVLFRGSLQEPLRMPGEGHVPALASPGLQFGGSLASLGQLQSPGAGVGLPNAPSERRPQPPDFPAPALGGQPGFPFGSGSRQATPHSAPGVNSPPSTGAGGGSSGAAGGAYPPQQDFQPSQRNSASKLGALSLGSFNKPSSKDNLFGQSCLAALSTACQNMIASLGAPNLNVTFNKKNPPEGKRKLSQNEPDSAAAASNPGSDYFPGGTTGAPGPGGPSGATSGGSKSSGPPNPSIQGDGTSLSPNYTLESTSGNDGKPVPGGGGRGRGRRKRDSGHVSPGTFFDKYSAVPDSGGAPGVSPGQQQVPSSAAAGSSVNEARGPTPHEKALTSPSWGKGAELLLGDQPDLMASLDSTAKSDGSSPHVGEFASDEVSTSYANEDEVSSSSDNTTALAKASRSPLVTSSPKLPPRGVGAGEHAPKAPALGLGILSTSTSTPDSFGGGVGTGHPGTPGLEQVRTPTSSSSSSSGAPPPDEIHPLEILQAQIQLQRQQFSISEDQPLGLKGSKKAECAVGASGAQNGDSELGSCCSEAVKSAMSTIDLDSLMAEHSTTWYMPPDKALVDGGDEDKTLAPWEKAKPQNPNNKEAHDLPTNKASATQPGSHLQCLSVHCTDGDPKARASVPTWRSLHSDISNRFGTFVAALT, encoded by the exons ATGTTTGGGCTGGACCAGTTCGAGCCCCAGATCAACAGCCGGCACGCTGGCCAGGGCGAGGGGAACTTTAACGAAGCCGGACTGAACATGAACGCCCACTTTAAAGCTCCTGCTTTCCACGCCGGGCCCCCTCCTGGCCCTGTGGACCCTGCCATAAGCGCTTTGGGTGAACCCCCGATCTTGGGTTTGAACATGGAGCCCTATGGCTTCCACGCGCGCGGCCACTCCGAGCTGCACGCAGGGGGGCTGCAGGCGCAGCCTGTGCATGGCTTCTTTGGTGGCCAGCAGCCTCACCATAGCCACCCCGGAGGCCACCACCCGCACCAGCATCACCCCCACTTCGGGGGCAACTTCGGTGGTCCTGACCCAGGTGCCTCGTGTCTGCACGGGGGCCGGCTGCTTGGCTACGGAGGTGCAGCAGGCGGCCTGGGCAGCCAGCCGCCCTTCGCAGAGAGTTACGAGCACATGGCGGAGAGCCAGGGGCCGGAGGGCTTCGGCCCGCAGCGGCCAGGAAACCTCCCGGACTTCCATAGTTCGGGCACCTCGGGCCACGCCGTGCCTGCCCCGTGTCTGCCGCTGGACCAGAGCCCTAACCGGGCTGCCTCTTTCCACGGCCTGCCCGCCTCCAGCGGCTCGGAGTCTCACAGTCTGGAGCCCCGGAGGGTGACGAACCAAGGAGCTGTAGATTCGCTGGAATACAATTACCCGGGCGAGCCGCCCTCAGGACATTTTGACATGTTTTCGCCCTCTGACTCCGAAGGGCAGCTGCCACATTATGCGGCGGGTCGCCAGGTTCCCGGGGGCGCTTTCCCGGGTGCTTCAGCCATGCCCAGGGCCGCAGGCATGGTGGGTTTGTCCAAAATGCACGGCCAGCCACCGCAGCCTCCGCCACAGCAGCAGCAACCTCAGCACGGAGTGTTCTTCGAGAGGTTTGGCGGGGCCAGAAAGATGCCTGTGGGTCTGGAGCCTACAGTGGGCTCCCGGCACCCGTTAATGCAGCCTCCCCAGCAGGCCCCACCACCCCCGCAGCAGCAGCCCCCCCAGCAGCAGCCGCCACCGGCCGGGCTTCTGGTCCGACAGAATTCTTGCCCTCCTGCTCTCCCGCGGCCCCAGCAGGGCGAAGCTGGCACTCCCAGCGGCGGCCTGCAGGACGGGGGCCCTATGCTGCCCAGCCAGCACGCGCAGTTCGAGTACCCCATCCACCGGCTAGAGAACCGGAGCATGCACCCGTATTCTGAGCCCGTTTTCAGCATGCAGCATCCCCCTCCTCAGCAGGCGCCCAACCAGAGGCTGCAGCATTTCGATGCGCCCCCCTACATGAACGTGGCCAAGAGGCCGCGCTTTGACTTCCCGGGCAGCGCAGGCGTGGACCGTTGTGCCTCGTGGAATGGCAGCATGCATAACGGCGCCCTGGACAACCAAGTCTCTCCCTCTGCTTACCCAGGCCTTCCAGGCGAGTTCACACCGCCTGTGCCGGACAGCTTCCCCTCGGGACCGCCCTTGCAGCACCCAGGTCCCGACCACCAgtctctgcagcagcagcaacagcagcagcatcaacagcagcaacaacagcaacagcagcaacagcaacagcaacgcCAGAATGCGGCCCTCATAATTAAACAGATGGCGTCTCGGAACCAGCAGCAGCGGTTGCGACAGCCCAACCTAGCCCAGCTAGGCCATCCTGGGGACGTGGGCCAGGGTGGCCTGGTCCACGGAGGTTCCGTGAGCGGCTTGGCTCAGACGAACTTTGAACGCGAAGGCAGCAGCGCGGGTGCGGGGCGCCTGGGCGGCTTCGAGCAGCAGGCGCCCCACCTAGCGCAGGAGAGCGCGTGGTTCCCGGGTCCACACCCGCCCGGAGACCTGCTGCCCCGGAGGATGGGCGGCGCGGGGTTGCCGGCCGACTGTGGCCCGCACGACCCTGGCCTGGCACCTCCCCCTGCTCCGGGTGGCTCAGGGGTGCTATTTCGAGGCTCTCTGCAGGAGCCTCTGAGGATGCCGGGGGAAGGCCACGTGCCAGCGCTGGCTTCGCCAGGGTTGCAGTTTGGGGGCAGCTTGGCTAGCCTAGGCCAGTTGCAGTCACCTGGGGCCGGTGTGGGACTGCCCAACGCTCCGTCGGAGCGGCGGCCCCAGCCTCCGGACTTCCCTGCTCCTGCTCTCGGGGGCCAGCCCGGCTTTCCATTTGGCTCCGGGAGCCGGCAGGCCACGCCGCACAGCGCTCCAGGCGTGAACTCGCCCCCGAGTACGGGCGCGGGCGGCGGCAGCTCCGGCGCTGCCGGGGGAGCTTACCCGCCGCAGCAGGATTTCCAGCCCAGCCAGCGCAACTCGGCCAGTAAACTGGGCGCGCTGTCGTTGGGGTCCTTCAACAAGCCCAGCTCCAAGGACAACCTGTTCGGCCAGAGCTGCCTGGCTGCGCTCTCCACCGCTTGCCAGAACATGATCGCCAGCCTGGGTGCTCCCAACCTCAACGTGACTTTCAACAAGAAGAACCCACCCGAGGGGAAGAGGAAACTGAGCCAGAACGAGCCCGACAGTGCGGCCGCAGCCAGCAACCCGGGCTCGGATTACTTCCCTGGAGGGACTACTGGGGCCCCTGGACCCGGAGGCCCTTCCGGGGCCACTAGTGGCGGCTCCAAATCCTCAGGACCGCCCAACCCATCCATCCAGGGGGATGGCACCAGTCTCTCCCCCAATTACACCCTGGAATCAACATCGGGGAACGATGGCAAGCCTGTCCCAGGGGGTGGTGGCCGGGGAAGGGGACGCAGAAAAAGGGACAGCGGTCACGTGAGCCCAGGGACCTTCTTTGACAAGTACTCCGCAGTTCCTGACAGTGGGGGAGCACCAGGGGTGAGCCCCGGGCAGCAGCAGGTTCCCAGCTCGGCTGCTGCAGGGAGCTCAGTGAATGAGGCCCGCGGGCCCACGCCCCATGAGAAGGCCCTCACGTCACCATCGTGGGGAAAGGGAGCCGAGTTGCTCCTCGGGGACCAGCCGGACCTCATGGCGTCCCTGGACAGCACAGCCAAATCGGATGGTAGTTCCCCACACGTGGGCGAGTTCGCCTCTGATGAGGTGAGCACAAGTTACGCGAACGAGGACGAAGTGTCCTCCAGTTCTGACAACACGACAGCCCTGGCCAAAGCCAGCCGCAGCCCCCTGGTCACCAGCTCACCCAAACTCCCTCCTCGaggggtgggtgctggggaacatGCACCGAAGGCCCCTGCCCTCGGCCTGGGTATCCTGTCTACCTCTACCTCGACCCCTGACAGCTTCGGTGGGGGCGTGGGCACTGGCCATCCTGGCACTCCAGGCCTGGAGCAGGTCCGGACCccgaccagcagcagcagcagcagcagcggtgcGCCGCCCCCCGATGAGATTCATCCCCTGGAGATCCTCCAGGCCCAGATCCAGCTGCAGAGACAGCAGTTCAGTATCTCGGAGGACCAGCCCCTGGGGCTCAAGGGCAGCAAAAAGGCCGAGTGTGCCGTAGGGGCCTCAGGAGCACAGAATGGTGATAGCGAACTGGGCAGCTGCTGCTCCGAGGCCGTCAAGAGCGCCATGAGCACCATCGACCTGGACTCTCTGATGGCAGAGCACAGTACCACCTGGTACATGCCTCCTGACAAGGCCCTGGTGGATGGTGGCGATGAGGACAAGACGCTGGCGCCCTGGGAGAAGGCCAAGCCCCAGAACCCCAACAACAAAGAAG CCCATGACCTCCCTACCAACAAGGCCTCAGCCACCCAGCCCGGCAGTCACCTGCAGTGCCTGAGCGTCCACTGCACAGATGGTGACCCCAAGGCCCGCGCCTCCGTACCCACCTGGCGGTCTCTGCACTCCGACATCTCCAACCGATTCGGGACGTTTGTGGCCGCCCTGACTTGA